The DNA sequence GTGGGCCTCCCGGCACGTAGACGGAATCTGACCGTTACAACAAACAACATGGATATCAAAGAACAACTGGAAATTACCAAACGCGGGTGCAGCGAGTTGCTCATCGAAACGGAATTTGTAGAGAAGCTCGGGTTGCGCCGGCCGCTGCGAGTGAAGGCCGGATTCGATCCGACTGCTCCCGACCTTCACCTTGGGCATACGGTTCTCATCAACAAGCTCCGGCAGCTGCAGGAGCTCGGCCATCACATCATTTTTCTGATCGGGGATTTCACCGGAATGATCGGTGATCCGACGGGGAAAAATGCCACACGACCACCTCTGACCCGAGATCAGATCGCGGAAAATGCCAAGACCTATCAGGCGCAGATTTTCAAGATTCTCGATCCAGCAAAGACCGAGGTGGCGTTCAACTCGACCTGGATGGACAAGCTTACTTCCGTCGACATGATCAAGCTGGCAGCGAAGTACAACGTGGCGCGCATGCTCGAGCGCGACGATTTCGGCAAACGTTACAAGAGCGGCCAGCAGATTGCGATCCATGAATTTCTGTATCCACTGGTGCAGGGATATGACTCCGTTGCTCTGAAGGCAGATCTGGAGCTCGGCGGCACAGATCAGAAATTCAATCTTTTGGTGGGGCGCGAGTTGCAGAAGGACTACGGACAGCCGACGCA is a window from the Betaproteobacteria bacterium genome containing:
- a CDS encoding tyrosine--tRNA ligase, translating into MDIKEQLEITKRGCSELLIETEFVEKLGLRRPLRVKAGFDPTAPDLHLGHTVLINKLRQLQELGHHIIFLIGDFTGMIGDPTGKNATRPPLTRDQIAENAKTYQAQIFKILDPAKTEVAFNSTWMDKLTSVDMIKLAAKYNVARMLERDDFGKRYKSGQQIAIHEFLYPLVQGYDSVALKADLELGGTDQKFNLLVGRELQKDYGQPTQCILTMPLLEGLSGDDKMSKSLGNYVGIAESPDQIFGKLMSISDELMWRYMELLSFESLATLRKWKDEVAAGRNPRDIKVTFAQEIVARFHDRAAAERALADFESRFKQGEIPEDIPELTLSAGGEALPITQILKQAGLTASTSEAMRMIEQGGVKLDGEKVSDKALKLPAGGPFVIQVGKRKFARVLLS